Part of the Planococcus plakortidis genome is shown below.
ATGATTTCGGGACAGGCTATGCTTCTTTCCGTTATATGCTGCTATTGCCGATTTCCTCATTGAAAATCGATCGGACCATCATCCAGTCGATTACGAAACAGGAAAAAATGCAGAAAATGATCAACGGCATGATCCAGTTCGGCAAGTCGCTCGACTTCCAAGTGACTGCAGAAGGCGTCGAAACGAACGAACAGCTCGAATTGCTTCGGGCAATGGAGTGCAACAGCATCCAGGGCTACATCATCAGTCACCCGATGAACGCCCAGGAACTCGAAAAATGGATAAAATAATCTCTCTACCCCAGGTTGCGGAAATTCCGCGGTCTGGGGTTTTTTATCGTGTTCGGATTTTCGAATAACAGATCTCAACAAAAAACAGGCTGCCCACAAATGAGGGTGCCTGTTCGTTATGGATTATTCCTGGGTAAAACCCATTTTTTTCTGCGTACGCCTAGCTTGGTACTTGAAATACAATTGCATGAGCACTTCGGCAAACACCAGCCCCATGGCGATGGCGCCTGAAATCATCAATGCCTGCACTGCAAAGTCGACCGCTTCGGCATAATCGTTTTCCACGATATTGCGCATCGCATTGTATGCCCGGCTTCCGGGAACGAGCGGGATGATGCCGGCGACACTGAAAATGATCATCGGCATTTTAAAGATCTTCGCCAAGATGTGCGCAACAATCGCGACAATAAAAGCACCG
Proteins encoded:
- a CDS encoding threonine/serine exporter family protein; amino-acid sequence: MNWPLEAFLSFFAAGAFGIIFNIPRKTLISCGLVGMSGWLFYRGYFLAFDDPIQATFIGAFIVAIVAHILAKIFKMPMIIFSVAGIIPLVPGSRAYNAMRNIVENDYAEAVDFAVQALMISGAIAMGLVFAEVLMQLYFKYQARRTQKKMGFTQE